The following nucleotide sequence is from Chloroflexota bacterium.
GGAAGGCGCTGTCGCAGGCAGCAATGGCGGTGCGAAACGCCGGTTCGTGTTCCCACAGCTCGCGGCCCATGCCGATCCATTGGGAGCCCTGCCCAGGAAACACAAACACCAGGCGATCATGGACATCAGGCTCGATCTCACCGACCGCTACCTGAACGCAGATCTGATTGGCCAGAAAGGCGGCCAGCTGGTCGGCGATTTCGCGCTTGTCCCGGCCAAAGACCGCCAGGCGGTGCGTGTGGTGGTCGCGCCGGGTTGCCGCAGTATAGGCGATTCCGGGCAAAGCCGGCCCGGCCTGGGCGTCCAGCAGGCGTCGATAGCGCTCGGCCAGTTCGCTTAGCGCGCGCTGGCTCCGACCCGAAAGCGGCAGCAGGTACAGCGCATCCTCGGCGGCCGCCGGTTTCTGCGGCGCTTGCGTCGGCCTGGGTGCTTCTTCAAGGATCAGATGGGCGTTGGTGCCGCTCAGCCCGAAGGCGCTGACTCCGGCGTAGCGGGGCTGGTCGCCGGCCGGCCATTGTGCGCCCTCGGTCGCCAGCACAAGCCGCGTCCCGGCGAGGGAGATGCGCGGGTTGAGGGCTTCGAAATGCAGGTTCGCCGGAATCCGCTCGTTGCGCAGGGCCAGGATGGTCTTGATCAGTCCGGCCATGCCCGCCGCCGTTTCTAGGTGCCCGATGTTGGTCTTGACCGCTCCGAGGATGCACGGGCTGCCGTCGGGGCGTGGCCGCCCAATCACCGAAGCCAGCGCTTCAACCTCGATCGGGTCGCCGAGGGCCGTCCCCGAGCCGTGCGTCTCGACATAGCTGATGGCATCGGGCGAGATGCCCGCGTTCTGGAGGGCCTGGCGGATCAGGGCCTTTTGTGCCTGTCCATTGGGCGCGGTCATGCCGGCCGAGTGGCCGTCCTGGTTGACCGCAGAGCCGCGAATAACCGCCAGGATTGGATCGCCCGCCGCTTGCGCATCGGAAAGGCGTTTGAGGGCAACGATACCGCAGCCTTCGCTGCGCACAAAGCCGTTGGCCCGCGAGTCAAAGGTTTTGCAGCGCCCGTCGGCGGCCATCATGCCCCAGCGTGAGGCCATCATCGTCACCAGCGGCGACAGGACAAGGTTGACCGCGCCGGCCAGGGCCAGCGTGCAATCGCCGGTGCGCAGGCTTTGGCAGGCCATGTGCACGGCCACCAGCGATGACGAGCAGACGGTGTCAATTGACAGGGCCGGGCCGCGAAAATCCAGCAGGTAGGCCAGCCGACCGGCCGCAAAGCTATTGCGGTTGCCGGTCTCAAGGTAGGCGTCCGATATCGGGGCGCCATCGAGTTGCATGTGAAAGTAATCGTTGTTGGAGATGCCCACAAAGATGCCCGACCGGCTACCGGCCAGTTTGTGCACCGGCTGGTTGGCCCGTTCGAGCGCTTCCCAGGCGACTTCAAGCAAAAGCCGCTGCTGAGGATCCATCTTCAGCGCTTCACGCGGCGAGATGCCAAAAAAGGCGGCGTCAAAGCTGTCGACCTGATCGAGGAAACCGCCCCAGCGGCTGGCGGCCTTGTTCGGCGTTTCGGGGTTGGGATCATACAGCGCATCGGCGTCCCAGCGGCTGGCTGGGATCTCGCTAATCGCATCGGTGCCGGAAACAAGCAACTCCCAGAATGCCTCGGGATCATTCGCGCCGCTCGGAAAGCGACATCCCATCCCGATGATCGCGATCGGTTCGTTTTTCGCTTCTTCCAGGGCATCGATGCGTGCCTGCATCTGGCGCAGCGCAAGCAGCGAACGTTTTTCAATCGAGAGGCTATCAAGTGGTTGCTGGTCATCGACCATCGCGTTATCCCCTTTGTTGCGTCATTAGTTACACCCCGAAACACAACGGATCCCCAGGCACGCCCACATCGTCGCTCGGGGGCGACCCCGCTGGCTATGCTTCAGGTTGGTCGGTTCGGCTTAGTCGTGCGAATTCCTTGAGCAGCAGATCGGTGACGTCCTCGTCGGAAAGTTGGGCAAGCCGGTCTATACCCGCCGAGTCGCCATCATTCAAACCGGAGATGGTATGGGCGTTTGTGGTGTCCTGCGGCTGGAGGATGCCATCGACCTGTGAACGCAAAAGCGCCTCAATGGCATCATCTGAAAGGTCGTCGATCACCTGGATCGCGTAGTGGCGAGCGGTCGGCGGCCCGGCCGCCCGATCCGGCGCAGCTGCGGGAACGGCGCCCGCCGTCTGTGCGTCAACAATGTCCAACAGATACCAGCTCAACGAGTCCAGATTGGGATATTGCCACACCATCGTGGCCGATAACCTCGCACCCAGCAGATTCTCCAGGGACATCTGCAATTCAACCGCCCGCGCCGAATCAAGTCCGAAGTCGCTGAGGGCGTTCGAAAGGCCGATCTGGACGACATCAAGGCCCAGGATGCGGGCAATCTGCTGGCGCACGCATTGTTTGACCAGCGAAAGGCGCTTTTCCCTAGACGAGGTAGAGCGCATGTGCTGGATCAGGGTTGATCCAAGGGCTTCAACCTCCGCCATGGCTGAGTCATCAACCAGGTTTTTGCGTAAAATTTTGCCGAGGGGGCTTTTTGGAATCTCGCTGAGGAATTCGATCATGCGCGGGACTTTGAAGTCGGCCAGGCGGTCCTTACAATACTGGAGGAGCTCCGTCTGGGTGCATTCGCCGTCCAGCACTGCCACAGCCTTCGCGAACTCGCCGCCATAGGGCGCCTTGATGCCGACGACGACCGCTTCCTTGACCCGGGGATGCGTCAGCAGGACATCCTCGATCTCCAGGGGATCGACCTTCCTGCCGCCGACATCGATAAAAATTTTTTTGCGACCGGTAATGGTCAAGCGCCCGGCCTCATCAAGCCTGCCGAGATCCCCGGTGAAGAAAAAACCATCGCGAAACATGTCCCGGTTGATGTCTTCCAGGCCGACATAGCCGCTGGTCAGCATGGGGCTTTTGAAAGCTATTTCGCCGATGGCCTCGGGCGCGAGCCGGTTTTTTTGCTCATCGCAGATATGGAGTTCAACATTGCGCATCGGCAGCCCCACGCTGGCGGCGAGGCTCGGATCATCCTCAAGGTTGATGGTGACCGATCCCGCCTCGGTGCAGCCGTAGAGTTGCTTGATGGCAATGCCAAAGCGGGTCAGGAAGGCGTCGAACACATCCCGGGGCAAGAAGTTGCCGGCGGAAAAACATAAACGCAGCGATCCCAGCGCAGGCTCGAAGCCCACCTGTGCACTGCTGAGCGCGCTAAACACATAGGGGACGCCGGGCAAAACGCTGACCCGCTCGGTTTCGATCAGCTCGAAGACCCTGGCGCAACGGGCGATAAAGGGCATGTCGACGACAGCATTCCCGCCCATCGGCTGCTCCAAAATCACTAGGGTTGCTCCGACCATGGTGGCAGCCAGCAAGCAATTGCCCAGCCCGTGGGCATGAAAAAGCGGAACCAGGCACAAAATCACATCGTCGTGGGTCATACCGACAGTGGCGGTAAAATTATCACCCTCGGCGCACAGATTGCCATAGGTGCGCATCACTTTTTTCGGGCGCCCAGTCGAACCAGAGGAATACTGAAACAACGCTGGCCGATGAGGGTCGGCAGCCGCGGGCGCGGCGCGTTCAGATGCGGCAGCGCGGGAGTCCTCCAGCACACCATCCAGGGCAATGATTTCGATTGAGCGGCCAGCTGCAGCGAGGATCTCGCGGCACAGGCCCATGTACGGCTCGGTAGTGAGAATAACCCTGGCCTGGGCATCGGCAAGATAGTAGTTGATCTCGTTGTGCTTCAACAGAGGATTGAGTGCCAAAACAACCGCACCGATGTGCAGGGTGGAGTAAAAGCCGATGACAAACTCCGCGCAATTTGGTAGCACCAAGGCGATGCTTTCGCCTTCAGTAACCCCGGCCGCAGTCAGTTCATTGGCGAATGACCCGATGGAAGCGGCAAGTTGCTCGTAGGTTATCCGTCTGGGTCCATCAATAACTGCGGTTTTCTGGGGATATTTCGCCGATGTCGTTTGGATAAAAGCCTCAGACATACATATTCCTTGCGCACAGACAGCGTCGTAGAACGCGTCTTCAACAACGCGAAGCGATTAAGCCGATAGAAGGCCGCTGGTTAGTCCAGGTAGTTCAGCGGGAACATCTCCGTGATAAGCATAATTTTTTTCTTCCGTGAGAAAACGCGGTATGTGCGCAACACAACGTGATGATCATTGGGGATATCAAAGATCGAGCAAAGGTTGTGAGCTTTTTCCTGGCGTTGGGAAACCATTTCTTTGAACGTTTCTAGCCGATGATCCAACCAGAGGCGGCCAAGCGGCAGATTTGAGTTCAGTAATGTATCGCGCATGCTCGCTCGCAGCTCATCGTCGAACTTTTCGATCGCAATGAGCGACTCCGCATAGATATACGTCCTGCCGCTGTCGCGTCCTTGCAACAGGATCTGGCGCTCCAAGACTTCCTCGCCAACCCGAACATCTAAAAGATCGATCTCGCGGTTCGTGGATATCTTCTCGGAAAGCTTAATCAAGTTGATGGGTTCGCGGTAGTAAGCTTGCAAAATTTCAGTAACCGTACCGTCGGTGATGAGAAGGATGCGTTCAAGAGGGTTCAGTACGGCCATGTCGATTGATTGTTGTAACCCGTTTTCCATGAAAAATCTCTACTACTAAGATTCTAAATCAGCATATCGTCGTTGATTATCTCGTAGAGGTGTTGAGTAAAAGCGTTGAATACCCAAACGAGTAAAACAAATATTCACTTAAGTTGTAGATTATCGTTATGGTATTCTGGGTTTATGACATATCAATTAAGATTTGATTAAGGATACCGTTGGAGTCAAAATAGAGGCTGCAAAATATTACTCAAAGATAAAATCACCAATTAAATCAAAATCTCACATCACTTGAGTGAAGTAGCAGGCACATCAATGCTTACTATCAATCGCAAAGGTAGAGTGGTGAGGAGATGAAATACGTACCAAATAGTGGAGTAGTGGTGATCTAGGTAATAGAACCAACTAGTTTTGACCTGCGCTATCCTACCATAGGTGATAGTACGTGTCAACATAGTATTGATTGGGGCAAAAACTCAAAAATAAGTAGGCGTTCAGACCCCTTGCCAGGGATGATACGATAGCCGCATGAACGAACCACCGCCGCTTGGAATCCCGCCCGAGGAGCACGAATCCTGCGCATGGATGCACAGTATGTCATAACCCACCTCAACGAATAGTTAGAGTTGCTAACTAGCGGAGAATACGCGACTTTCGGCAATGGTAGGGGTATGGAGGCTAGGAAGACATCCTTCATACCCCTACCGTTGTACTATCTGATGTGGTCACGATTTAATTGATAAGCTTTTTTATGGATTCCACAAGGTTATGATCATTGTAAGTATTTCATAGTTTAATGAGCAGACATTAGAGTCGCTTTTAGCTAAAGAATTGTAATAGTCAAAGAGCGGTTGCACTGTTACTTAATCTGCTGGGCCCAGCAAAAGGTGGTAATAACAAGCGCCGATCGGGATCAGACCGCCTCATCGTGAATCACGCAGAGTGTGCAAAGGGCGTTTGACCATGACACTTTTATCTAAGAATGTCACAGCTAATTAGCTCTGCTGAGTGTTTTAATGAATTATCGATTTTTATAGTATTGGTTTTGCAATAGAGTGCTTCTTCGAAGAGTTGATCGATTTTGTACGTGATTTGTATATTGACTATCAAAGACATATCAGCGAAAGATTGGCCGAGGATGAGCTGGAATTGTTTGATATTCTAAAAAAGAGAATGTTACTTAGGTGAGGGGAAGAACGTTAATCTACCAGTGCAGTCATTGCTTCGCCGACACTAAGAAAAGCAAATCTGTTCAGGTCCATACAGGATCGTCGTTTAACTAGCAACAGTGGTTAGATAGCCAGCGAAGGTCGGCTAAAAGTTCAATCCTTGATCATAAACCATCCTGACCATGACTGATCATGGTCAGGATGTTTGTGGTTGGAACACTGGAATAGTTGGATCAATGAGGTATACGAGTATCCAACTTTATTTTCGAGTTTCCAACTTTATTTTCATTCCACAACATTCCACACTTGACATGCCAAGAATCTACTCAACCGTAACCGATTTGGCGAGGTTGCGGGGCTGGTCAACATCAGCACCACGCCGCACGGCCATAGCATATGAGAAGAGTTGCATTGGAATAACGTTCAAAACGGCTGCCAATAATGGCGTGGTTTCAGGCACTTCGATCACATGATCAGCCTTAGAGCGCACAAGTTTATCGCTTGGATTAATCAAGGCAATCACTTTGCCGCCGCGAGCCATCACTTGCTCAACATTCGAGAGCATCTTTTCATAGACATGATCTTTGGTTGCAATACAGATCACTGGCATGCGCTCGTCGATCAAGGCAATTGGGCCGTGCTTCATCTCGCCTGCGGGGTAGCCCTCAGCGTGAATATAGCTAATTTCTTTCATCTTGAGTGCGCCTTCAAGCGCAATCGGGGCATTGACCCAGCGCCCAAGGTAGAGCATATCGGTCGAGTGATGATAGAGATCAGCGAGTTGATCATACACCGTCGTATCTTTGAGCATGGTGTCGATCTTGGCGGGAATTTCAATCAGCGCTTGAATATGTTCGCGAATTTCGGCGCTGGTGAGTGTGCCACGAGCTTGCGCCAAGCGCAGCGCAAACAGGTAGCCCGCCATCAACATGCCAGTGAACACTTTGGTCGAGGCCACCGAAATTTCTGGGCCTGAGTGAATGTAGATTGCGCCACCATCAGCCAAGCGGCCTGCTTGCGAGCCAATTGCATTCAAAATTGCGACGCTTTTCACGCCTTGTTCGCGAGCTTCGGCCATCGCTGCTAAAGTATCAACGGTTTCGCCCGATTGGGTCAAGGCTAGCAATAAGGTTCGTTCGTTCATCACAGGATTGCGATAGCGAAATTCGGAGCCATAATCGACTTCCACTCGCACCCGTGCCAAGGTTTCGATAAAATATTTATTGATCAAACAGGCATGCCAAGCAGTACCACAAGCTACTGCATAGATGCAATCGAGCTGTTGCATTTCGGCATCGCTCAACGTCAGTCCATCAAGATCGATTCGCCCAGTTTCGAGATCAACCCGTCCGCGTAGCGTATCAGTCGTGGTGCGTGGCTGCTCGAAAATCTCTTTATGCATGAAGTGTTTGTAGCCACCTTTGGCCGCCGATACGGGGTCCCAAGCAACGGTCGTGGTTGTTTTGCTGATTGGCGTGCCATCGAGCTTAACATATTCCACGCCAGTTGAGCGCACTAAAGCCATCTCGCCATCTTCGAGGAAAACCATGTGCTGGGTGTAATCGACGATTGCTGGCAAATCTGAAGCGACGAAATTTTCTTGATCGCCATGGCCAATCACCACAGCGCCAGCGTTGCCAATCCGTGCCGCCAAAATCAAATCGGGCTGGGTTTGATCCATTGCCACAACCGCGTTGCCACCACGCAGCTCGCTCATTACTTGACCAAATGCGCGTTGAAAATCGCCATATTCGGCAGTGTACAAGCCAAGCATTTGGGCAATCACTTCGGTGTCGGTTTGCGAGTGGAAGGTAATGCCTTGTTCAATCAAACGGCCTTTGAGTTCGAGGTAGTTCTCAACAATCCCATTTTGAATCACCACCACACGGCCACTGCTATCACGGTGGGGGTGGGCATTGGCTTCGGTCACTGCGCCGTGAGTGGCCCAGCGGGTATGGCCGATGCCTTGATGGCCAGCGGTTGGCTCGGCATGCAAGCGGCGACGCAAATTGACCAACTTGCCAACCGAGCGGCGCATTTGAAATTCGGCATCTTCTAAAATGGCGATCCCTGCCGAATCGTAGCCGCGATATTCCAACAATTCCAAGCCCCGCACAATCACATCGGTTGCTTCGCGTGGGCCAACATATCCAACAATTCCGCACATAAAATCTATACTCCACAATTAAAAGCTCGCTAAAACACAACATAGCACCACACCGCACCAACCCGTATCGTCACTGAACGGGGGCGGGGCATGCTGCTATGTAACTGGCCACAAGGTGCTGATTGTGCCTGCTGTTGCCAACAAGTTTTGCAACACCCTTTTGGGCTGTGGTGTACCCAAGAGGCATCCGCTGATTATTCGCTTTTCCCTACGAACTGAGCCAAGCCTGTTTCCGTGGACAGCAGCGGGAAGGCTATTCGAGCCGCCAGTCGCACGCACCAACTTGGAGTTTGTAGGTTAGCACTCGCCCTGCGGCGAGGAACCTCTACCTCGTTTTCTGAATCATTGCGATTCAGACCGTTGCGCTTAAGTTGAATAGCTGTTGTTGCTCCTTGCACTAGTCCATGGCCTTTTGCCACGATTGGGGCATTATACTGCATATTGTCAATTTGGGAAGTCGGTTTGATTCGCGAACATTACATCAAGCGGAGCTAGCGGCTTTTGGCGGTAGCATTATTCAATCGAATGCCAGGCATTTTCTGCCAACCAAAAGCCGCTTGTAGCTTAGGCAATCACCCGCGGAGTCAGATCAAGTGTGCCTGCCAATAAATGCGCCACCGTTGTGCGCAAAATCGCTTGATCAAACGGTTTGGCAACCACGACATCAGCACCGCGCAATTTAGCTTCAGCCGGATCGATCTGGCGTGCCCAGCCGGAGAGCATCATCGTGCGGATGCCATGCTCACGTTCGCGAATCAGCCGCAACACATCCCAGCCCATCATATCGGGCATGCCAAGGTCGGTGATCACCAAATCGAACATGCCAGGCCGGAATTTAGCAAGGGCATCGCGGCCACTTTCGGCGCTAACAACCTCATGGCCCCACGCTGCCAACATCCGACTAAGCGCGATCCGCACTAATTCTTCGTCTTCGACGATCAAGATGCTGCCACGCACGCTGGGCGCATCGTCATCAGTGGCCTCGACTTGAGCAAAATCGACTTCGAGCATTGGCAGCCAAATTGCGAAGTTAGTGCCCCGACCTTCAATGCTTTGCACTTCGATCCGCCCGCTATGGCGTGAAACGATCGCCGCAGAAACCGCCAGCCCCAAGCCATTGCCCCGCTCGCCCTTGGTGGTAAAGAAGGGATCGAAGATCCGTGCTTTAACTTCTTCGCTCATGCCGATGCCGCTATCGGCGACCGACACAAACACTTCCGAGCCACGTTGACCAGTCGCTACCCGCAACATCCCACCATTGGGCATGGCAT
It contains:
- a CDS encoding AMP-binding protein, with translation MSEAFIQTTSAKYPQKTAVIDGPRRITYEQLAASIGSFANELTAAGVTEGESIALVLPNCAEFVIGFYSTLHIGAVVLALNPLLKHNEINYYLADAQARVILTTEPYMGLCREILAAAGRSIEIIALDGVLEDSRAAASERAAPAAADPHRPALFQYSSGSTGRPKKVMRTYGNLCAEGDNFTATVGMTHDDVILCLVPLFHAHGLGNCLLAATMVGATLVILEQPMGGNAVVDMPFIARCARVFELIETERVSVLPGVPYVFSALSSAQVGFEPALGSLRLCFSAGNFLPRDVFDAFLTRFGIAIKQLYGCTEAGSVTINLEDDPSLAASVGLPMRNVELHICDEQKNRLAPEAIGEIAFKSPMLTSGYVGLEDINRDMFRDGFFFTGDLGRLDEAGRLTITGRKKIFIDVGGRKVDPLEIEDVLLTHPRVKEAVVVGIKAPYGGEFAKAVAVLDGECTQTELLQYCKDRLADFKVPRMIEFLSEIPKSPLGKILRKNLVDDSAMAEVEALGSTLIQHMRSTSSREKRLSLVKQCVRQQIARILGLDVVQIGLSNALSDFGLDSARAVELQMSLENLLGARLSATMVWQYPNLDSLSWYLLDIVDAQTAGAVPAAAPDRAAGPPTARHYAIQVIDDLSDDAIEALLRSQVDGILQPQDTTNAHTISGLNDGDSAGIDRLAQLSDEDVTDLLLKEFARLSRTDQPEA
- the glmS gene encoding glutamine--fructose-6-phosphate transaminase (isomerizing), whose product is MCGIVGYVGPREATDVIVRGLELLEYRGYDSAGIAILEDAEFQMRRSVGKLVNLRRRLHAEPTAGHQGIGHTRWATHGAVTEANAHPHRDSSGRVVVIQNGIVENYLELKGRLIEQGITFHSQTDTEVIAQMLGLYTAEYGDFQRAFGQVMSELRGGNAVVAMDQTQPDLILAARIGNAGAVVIGHGDQENFVASDLPAIVDYTQHMVFLEDGEMALVRSTGVEYVKLDGTPISKTTTTVAWDPVSAAKGGYKHFMHKEIFEQPRTTTDTLRGRVDLETGRIDLDGLTLSDAEMQQLDCIYAVACGTAWHACLINKYFIETLARVRVEVDYGSEFRYRNPVMNERTLLLALTQSGETVDTLAAMAEAREQGVKSVAILNAIGSQAGRLADGGAIYIHSGPEISVASTKVFTGMLMAGYLFALRLAQARGTLTSAEIREHIQALIEIPAKIDTMLKDTTVYDQLADLYHHSTDMLYLGRWVNAPIALEGALKMKEISYIHAEGYPAGEMKHGPIALIDERMPVICIATKDHVYEKMLSNVEQVMARGGKVIALINPSDKLVRSKADHVIEVPETTPLLAAVLNVIPMQLFSYAMAVRRGADVDQPRNLAKSVTVE
- a CDS encoding chorismate pyruvate-lyase family protein, which gives rise to MENGLQQSIDMAVLNPLERILLITDGTVTEILQAYYREPINLIKLSEKISTNREIDLLDVRVGEEVLERQILLQGRDSGRTYIYAESLIAIEKFDDELRASMRDTLLNSNLPLGRLWLDHRLETFKEMVSQRQEKAHNLCSIFDIPNDHHVVLRTYRVFSRKKKIMLITEMFPLNYLD